The following are from one region of the Vitis riparia cultivar Riparia Gloire de Montpellier isolate 1030 chromosome 14, EGFV_Vit.rip_1.0, whole genome shotgun sequence genome:
- the LOC117930005 gene encoding pentatricopeptide repeat-containing protein At2g13600-like, translating into MATTFRTLLAIDPKKSFRAYAQTCVSLLKKFSNQGLITQGNVLHAHLIKTGFSSQRYIAIKLLILYLNCRKFAEIDQIVKDFDGSDLVVSNCMISAYVQWGNLDQARLLFDEMPERNEVSWSALISGLMKYGRVEESMWYFERNPFQNVVSWTAAISGFVRNGLNFEALKLFFRLLESGVRPNDITFTSVVRACGELGDFGLGMSVLGLVVKAGFEHYLSVSNSLITLSLRMGEIDLARRVFDRMEKRDVVSWTAILDVYVETGDLREARRIFDEMPERNEISWSAMIARYSQSGYAEEALKLFSKMVQEGFKPNISCFACTLSALASLKALSAGINIHGHVTKIGIDKDVFIGSSLIDLYCKCGKPDDGRLVFDLILEKNVVCWNSMVGGYSINGRLEEAEELFELIPEKNDVSWGTIIAGYLENEQCEKVLEVFNTLLVSGQTPNKSTFSSVLCACASIASLDKGMNVHGKIIKLGIQYDIFVGTALTDMYAKCGDIGSSKQVFERMPAKNEISWTVMIQGLAESGFAVESLILFEEMERTSEVAPNELMLLSVLFACSHCGLVDKGLWYFNSMEKVYGIKPKGKHYTCVVDLLSRSGRLYEAEEFIRTIPFQPEANAWAALLSGCKKYKDEKIAERTAKKLWQLAENNSAGYVLLSNIYASAGRWIDVSNIRKLMREKGLKKSGGCSWVEVRNQVHSFYSEDGSHSQSDEIYGTLQLLRSEMLVR; encoded by the coding sequence ATGGCAACTACGTTTAGAACCCTCTTAGCCATCGACCCAAAGAAAAGCTTCAGAGCCTATGCACAGACCTGTGTTTCCCTCTTGAAAAAATTCTCCAATCAAGGCTTGATCACTCAAGGGAACGTCCTTCATGCTCATCTCATCAAAACGGGTTTTTCATCACAAAGATATATAGCCATCAAATTGCTGATACTGTACTTGAATTGCAGAAAATTTGCTGAAATTGATCAGATTGTGAAGGATTTTGATGGGTCTGATCTTGTTGTGAGTAATTGCATGATCAGTGCTTACGTTCAATGGGGAAATCTCGATCAAGCTCGTCtgttgtttgatgaaatgcctgAGAGAAATGAGGTATCGTGGTCTGCGCTAATTTCGGGTCTCATGAAGTATGGAAGAGTGGAAGAATCAATGTGGTACTTTGAGAGGAACCCATTTCAGAATGTAGTTTCATGGACTGCTGCAATAAGTGGGTTTGTGCGAAATGGGTTGAATTTTGAAGCTTTGAAACTTTTCTTCAGACTCCTTGAATCTGGAGTCAGGCCAAATGATATTACGTTTACTTCTGTTGTTCGAGCTTGTGGAGAGTTGGGTGACTTTGGATTGGGAATGAGTGTTTTAGGGCTAGTTGTTAAAGCTGGTTTTGAGCACTATTTATCTGTTTCTAATTCTTTGATTACATTAAGCTTGAGGATGGGTGAAATTGATTTGGCTAGGAGAGTTTTTGATCGAATGGAGAAGAGAGATGTTGTTTCTTGGACTGCAATCTTGGATGTGTATGTTGAGACAGGAGACTTGAGAGAAGCGCGTAGGATCTTTGATGAGATGcctgaaagaaatgaaatttcttGGAGTGCAATGATTGCTAGGTATAGTCAGAGTGGTTATGCTGAAGAAGCGTTGAAACTCTTCTCGAAAATGGTTCAGGAAGGGTTTAAACCAAATATCTCTTGTTTTGCTTGTACTCTCAGTGCATTGGCTAGCCTCAAGGCTTTATCAGCAGGTATAAACATTCATGGACATGTTACAAAAATTGGGATTGATAAAGATGTCTTCATCGGCAGCTCACTTATCGACTTGTACTGTAAATGTGGCAAACCTGATGATGGACGCTTAGTGTTTGACTTGATTTTGGAGAAGAATGTGGTTTGTTGGAATTCTATGGTAGGTGGGTATAGTATCAATGGCCGATTAGAAGAAGCTGAGGAATTGTTTGAGCTGATACCAGAGAAAAATGATGTTTCTTGGGGCACTATAATTGCTGGTTATTTAGAAAATGAACAATGTGAAAAGGTGTTAGAAGTTTTCAATACTCTACTTGTATCAGGGCAGACCCCAAATAAATCCACCTTCTCAAGTGTTCTTTGTGCTTGTGCAAGTATAGCCTCGTTGGACAAAGGGATGAATGTCCATGGTAAAATCATAAAACTTGGAATTCAATATGACATCTTTGTAGGCACTGCACTTACTGATATGTATGCAAAATGCGGGGATATTGGGAGTTCTAAACAGGTCTTCGAGAGAATGCCTGCGAAGAATGAGATCTCATGGACTGTGATGATTCAAGGACTTGCAGAAAGCGGCTTTGCAGTGGAATCTCTGATTCTGTTTGAAGAAATGGAAAGAACTTCAGAGGTTGCTCCTAATGAGCTCATGCTTCTGTCAGTTCTTTTTGCCTGTTCTCATTGTGGGTTAGTTGATAAAGGACTCTGGTACTTCAATTCGATGGAGAAGGTTTATGGTATAAAGCCTAAGGGTAAGCACTACACTTGTGTGGTGGATTTGCTGTCTCGATCAGGACGCCTCTATGAGGCAGAAGAATTTATTAGAACCATACCATTTCAACCTGAGGCTAATGCATGGGCAGCTCTATTGAGCGGTTGTAAGAAGTACAAAGATGAAAAGATAGCAGAAAGAACAGCTAAGAAACTGTGGCAGCTGGCAGAGAATAATTCTGCAGGATATGTTTTGTTGTCAAATATTTATGCTTCAGCTGGGAGATGGATTGATGTCTCAAATATTAGGAAATTAATGAGGGAGAAGGGATTGAAGAAGAGTGGTGGGTGCAGTTGGGTCGAGGTGAGGAACCAAGTACATTCTTTTTATTCCGAAGATGGAAGCCATTCCCAATCAGATGAGATTTATGGAACTTTACAGCTACTAAGATCAGAAATGCTGGTTCGTTGA
- the LOC117931073 gene encoding high affinity nitrate transporter 2.5, protein MESKESQFALPVDSEHKATVFHPFSLAAPHMRAFHLAWLSLFATFFSTFAIPPLLPIIREDLKLTDTDIGNAGIASFMGSIFSRLAMGTACDVFGPRIACATLSLLTVPIVFSACFISTPQSFIVLRFLIGFSLANFISNQFWMSSMFSGCVVGLANGVAAGWANVGAGATQLIMPLIFAFITSFNVPAFTAWRIAFVVPALFQAVTALMVLFYGQDLPDGNYKRRQRSSTKPRESVFKVLLHGLSNYRGWVLGLTYGYCFGVELTVDNIIAQYFYDRFNLNMETAGAIAASFGVVNFFSRPAGGVISDEMGRRFGIRGRLWSLWIVQTVAGLLCILLGRVNTLGASILVICAFSVFVQAASGLTFGVVPFVSKRSLGVISGMTGSGGTVGAVVTQLLLFSGSKYSKETSISLMGVMMVVCSIPITFIYFPQWGGMFCGPSYDSDWVDEEYRLIE, encoded by the exons ATGGAGTCCAAGGAATCTCAGTTCGCTCTGCCGGTGGATTCCGAACACAAGGCCACCGTGTTCCACCCATTTTCGCTGGCTGCGCCTCACATGCGAGCCTTCCACCTTGCCTGGCTCTCTCTATTCGCCACCTTCTTCTCCACCTTCGCCATTCCTCCTCTTCTCCCGATAATTCGTGAAGATCTTAAGCTCACGGATACTGACATAGGGAATGCTGGAATAGCTTCCTTTATGGGTTCTATCTTTTCTCGTTTAGCGATGGGTACGGCGTGTGATGTTTTCGGTCCGCGAATAGCATGCGCGACGCTGTCTCTTCTCACTGTGCCTATTGTTTTCTCAGCCTGCTTCATTTCCACTCCTCAATCCTTCATCGTTCTCCGCTTCCTCATAGGTTTTTCTCTGGCGAACTTCATCTCCAACCAGTTCTGGATGAGTTCTATGTTTTCAGGCTGCGTGGTGGGGCTCGCCAACGGCGTGGCCGCCGGCTGGGCAAACGTGGGGGCGGGCGCAACCCAGCTCATTATGCCTCTGATCTTCGCTTTCATCACCTCCTTTAACGTTCCTGCTTTCACTGCATGGCGTATCGCGTTCGTCGTCCCTGCTTTGTTCCAAGCGGTGACTGCGCTCATGGTGTTGTTCTACGGCCAGGACCTCCCCGACGGGAACTACAAACGCCGCCAGCGCTCCAGCACCAAGCCCAGAGAGAGCGTATTCAAAGTCCTTCTTCACGGCCTATCGAACTACAGAGGGTGGGTGCTGGGGTTAACATATGGGTACTGTTTTGGAGTGGAACTCACGGTCGACAACATCATAGCACAGTACTTCTACGACAGATTTAATCTGAATATGGAAACAGCCGGAGCCATCGCCGCCAGCTTTGGAGTGGTGAACTTCTTTTCAAGGCCCGCCGGAGGGGTGATTTCGGACGAGATGGGGCGGAGGTTTGGGATAAGGGGGAGGCTGTGGAGCTTGTGGATAGTGCAGACGGTGGCTGGGTTGCTGTGTATTCTACTCGGACGAGTCAACACGCTGGGGGCCTCGATATTGGTGATTTGTGCCTTCTCAGTGTTCGTCCAAGCGGCTTCTGGGCTCACCTTTGGTGTGGTTCCCTTCGTTTCCAAAAG GTCATTGGGAGTGATATCAGGGATGACAGGGAGTGGTGGGACGGTGGGCGCAGTGGTGACCCAGCTGCTGTTGTTTTCAGGCTCAAAGTATTCCAAGGAAACAAGCATTTCTCTAATGGGCGTTATGATGGTTGTCTGTAGCATTCCCATTACTTTCATCTACTTCCCTCAATGGGGTGGCATGTTCTGTGGACCTTCTTATGATTCAGACTGGGTCGATGAAGAGTATCGCCTAATTGAATAA
- the LOC117931074 gene encoding uncharacterized protein LOC117931074 isoform X2, with the protein MASITRRRFLQPIKASLDAIAPCYSSPSHSAFPFYGRFGPLKTLMKDLEPVLYKRASRFHDKLNIQRTYLKNFCFRGSKLSMGSIFGVSVVFGSINLWPHFVYAMDGDYHVDSLGVSDLEQGPHTFWMLAKKLWLPLLFFVTVLVNWEHPIKLVIKATIFLLATKPRPFSVYLSVEQLRHQSMRQRPYFYKFKSLYAKKVEVKDYKLFCIAKVELRDKEFELLGILGGWWVLPSLPAIAQFI; encoded by the exons ATGGCGTCTATTACGAGAAGAAGATTTCTACAGCCGATTAAAGCATCTCTTGATGCGATTGCTCCTTGTTATTCTTCTCCTTCTCACTCAGCATTCCCAT TTTATGGAAGATTTGGACCTTTAAAGACACTGATGAAGGACCTTGAACCTGTATTATATAAACGTGCCTCAAGATTTCACGATAAATTGAATATACAGAGAACGTATCTGAAGAACTTCTGCTTTCGAG gaAGCAAATTAAGTATGGGAAGCATTTTTGGTGTGTCAGTTGTATTTGGATCAATTAACCTTTGGCCACATTTTGTGTATGCCATGGATG GTGATTATCATGTAGACTCCTTGGGTGTGTCAGACCTGGAACAAGGTCCACACACTTTCTGGATGCTTGCAAAGAAACTTTGGCTGCCATTGTTATTCTTTGTAACTGTGCTGGTGAATTGGGAGCATCCTATTAAACTTGTGATCAAAGCTACCATTTTTCTCCTCGCCACAAAGCCCAGGCCTTTCTCAGTTTATCTTTCTGTTGAACAG TTGCGTCATCAGTCTATGCGCCAACGCCCTTACTTTTATAAATTCAAG TCACTATATGCCAAGAAAGTTGAAGTCAAAGACTATAAGCTTTTCTGCATTGCTAAAGTTGAATTAAGAGATAAGGAGTTCGAGTTGTTGGGAATTCTGGGTGGTTGGTGGGTTTTGCCATCATTGCCTGCCATAGCTCAGTTTATTTAG
- the LOC117931074 gene encoding uncharacterized protein LOC117931074 isoform X1 translates to MASITRRRFLQPIKASLDAIAPCYSSPSHSAFPFYGRFGPLKTLMKDLEPVLYKRASRFHDKLNIQRTYLKNFCFRGSKLSMGSIFGVSVVFGSINLWPHFVYAMDGHDILAGDYHVDSLGVSDLEQGPHTFWMLAKKLWLPLLFFVTVLVNWEHPIKLVIKATIFLLATKPRPFSVYLSVEQLRHQSMRQRPYFYKFKSLYAKKVEVKDYKLFCIAKVELRDKEFELLGILGGWWVLPSLPAIAQFI, encoded by the exons ATGGCGTCTATTACGAGAAGAAGATTTCTACAGCCGATTAAAGCATCTCTTGATGCGATTGCTCCTTGTTATTCTTCTCCTTCTCACTCAGCATTCCCAT TTTATGGAAGATTTGGACCTTTAAAGACACTGATGAAGGACCTTGAACCTGTATTATATAAACGTGCCTCAAGATTTCACGATAAATTGAATATACAGAGAACGTATCTGAAGAACTTCTGCTTTCGAG gaAGCAAATTAAGTATGGGAAGCATTTTTGGTGTGTCAGTTGTATTTGGATCAATTAACCTTTGGCCACATTTTGTGTATGCCATGGATG GACATGATATTTTGGCAGGTGATTATCATGTAGACTCCTTGGGTGTGTCAGACCTGGAACAAGGTCCACACACTTTCTGGATGCTTGCAAAGAAACTTTGGCTGCCATTGTTATTCTTTGTAACTGTGCTGGTGAATTGGGAGCATCCTATTAAACTTGTGATCAAAGCTACCATTTTTCTCCTCGCCACAAAGCCCAGGCCTTTCTCAGTTTATCTTTCTGTTGAACAG TTGCGTCATCAGTCTATGCGCCAACGCCCTTACTTTTATAAATTCAAG TCACTATATGCCAAGAAAGTTGAAGTCAAAGACTATAAGCTTTTCTGCATTGCTAAAGTTGAATTAAGAGATAAGGAGTTCGAGTTGTTGGGAATTCTGGGTGGTTGGTGGGTTTTGCCATCATTGCCTGCCATAGCTCAGTTTATTTAG
- the LOC117931074 gene encoding uncharacterized protein LOC117931074 isoform X3: protein MASITRRRFLQPIKASLDAIAPCYSSPSHSAFPFYGRFGPLKTLMKDLEPVLYKRASRFHDKLNIQRTYLKNFCFRGSKLSMGSIFGVSVVFGSINLWPHFVYAMDGHDILAGDYHVDSLGVSDLEQGPHTFWMLAKKLWLPLLFFVTVLVNWEHPIKLVIKATIFLLATKPRPFSVYLSVEQVREHLFLFFFASSVYAPTPLLL from the exons ATGGCGTCTATTACGAGAAGAAGATTTCTACAGCCGATTAAAGCATCTCTTGATGCGATTGCTCCTTGTTATTCTTCTCCTTCTCACTCAGCATTCCCAT TTTATGGAAGATTTGGACCTTTAAAGACACTGATGAAGGACCTTGAACCTGTATTATATAAACGTGCCTCAAGATTTCACGATAAATTGAATATACAGAGAACGTATCTGAAGAACTTCTGCTTTCGAG gaAGCAAATTAAGTATGGGAAGCATTTTTGGTGTGTCAGTTGTATTTGGATCAATTAACCTTTGGCCACATTTTGTGTATGCCATGGATG GACATGATATTTTGGCAGGTGATTATCATGTAGACTCCTTGGGTGTGTCAGACCTGGAACAAGGTCCACACACTTTCTGGATGCTTGCAAAGAAACTTTGGCTGCCATTGTTATTCTTTGTAACTGTGCTGGTGAATTGGGAGCATCCTATTAAACTTGTGATCAAAGCTACCATTTTTCTCCTCGCCACAAAGCCCAGGCCTTTCTCAGTTTATCTTTCTGTTGAACAGGTCAGGGAgcatcttttcttatttttct TTGCGTCATCAGTCTATGCGCCAACGCCCTTACTTTTATAA
- the LOC117929576 gene encoding sirohydrochlorin ferrochelatase, chloroplastic has product MDSLSIPCQFTLKRSSIREIGTNPKWVLPNFVKLQRSWKNSRYLPTKGCLAAGNGGLGQQTNGVGDKDGVIIVDHGSRRKESNLMLNEFVTMFRDKTGYLIVEPAHMELAEPSITNAFSSCVQQGANRVIVSPFFLFPGRHWHQDIPSLTAEAAKEHPGVSYVITAPLGLHGLLVDVVNDRIKHCLKHVAGDEAECAVCAGTGKCRVYQLGEA; this is encoded by the exons ATGGACTCGTTATCAATTCCTTGTCAATTTACGCTTAAAAG GTCTTCAATAAGGGAAATTGGAACAAACCCTAAATGGGTACTCCCCAATTTCGTGAAATTACAGAGGAGTTGGAAAAATAGCAGATATTTACCCACGAAAGGATGTTTGGCTGCTGGAAATGGTGGATTGGGTCAGCAAACAAATGGGGTTGGTGACAAAGATGGTGTGATTATTGTTGACCACGGTTCACGGCGGAAGGAGTCCAATCTCATGTTAA ATGAGTTTGTGACGATGTTTAGAGATAAAACCGGGTACCTGATTGTAGAGCCTGCTCATATG GAGTTGGCAGAACCATCAATAACGAATGCATTCAGTTCATGTGTTCAACAAGGGGCAAATCGTGTCATCGTAAGCCCATTTTTTCTCTTCCCTGGCCGACACTGGCATCAG GATATTCCTTCCTTAACAGCTGAAGCTGCAAAGGAGCACCCGGGAGTGTCATATGTTATAACTGCACCTCTTGGGCTTCATGGGCTATTAGTG GATGTGGTGAATGACAGAATCAAACATTGCTTAAAACATGTGGCCGGAGATGAGGCTGAGTGTGCTGTTTGTGCTGGAACAGGCAAATGTCGGGTGTATCAATTAGGTGAGGCATAA
- the LOC117929903 gene encoding glycosyltransferase BC10, which produces MKRKQKSQYKWKRNLFAMLLLGFCFGSLVLLQTQYSRIMMFASMPSPFLQRPKIAFLFIARNRLPLDVVWDAFFREEKENKFSIFVHSRPGFLLNKATTRSVYFLNRQLNDSIQVDWGEASMIQAERILLRSALLDPLNERFVFLSDSCIPLYNFSYIYDYIMSTSTSFVDSFADTKEGRYNPKMDPVIPVHNWRKGSQWVVLTRKHAQIVVEDDTVFPMFQQHCKRKSLPEFWRDHPLPADGSKEHNCIPDEHYVQTLLAQEGFEEEITRRSLTHSSWDLSSSKVRERKGWHPLTYKFSDATPMLIQSIKDIDNIYYETEYRREWCTSKGKPAPCFLFARKFTRPAALRLLNMSALGAFHGETRIS; this is translated from the exons ATGAAGCGGAAGCAGAAATCTCAATACAAATGGAAGAGGAACCTCTTTGCTATGCTTCTGCTAGGATTTTGTTTTGGAAGCTTAGTGTTGCTGCAAACACAATACAGTCGAATAATGATGTTTGCGTCCATGCCTTCTCCGTTTCTGCAAAGGCCGAAAATTGCATTTCTCTTTATAGCTCGGAATCGGCTTCCTCTGGACGTGGTCTGGGATGCATTTTTTCGg GAAGAGAAGgagaataaattttcaatttttgttcaCTCTAGGCCTGGGTTTCTACTCAACAAAGCTACAACAAGATCAGTCTATTTTTTGAATCGGCAACTTAATGATAGCATACAG GTAGATTGGGGAGAAGCAAGCATGATCCAGGCAGAACGTATTCTGCTTAGGAGTGCTCTTTTGGATCCTTTAAATGAAAGATTCGTTTTCCTCTCTGACAG CTGTATACCTCTGTACAACTTTAGCTACATCTATGACTATATCATGTCAACATCAACTAGCTTTGTAGACAG TTTTGCAGATACAAAAGAGGGCCGCTACAATCCAAAAATGGATCCTGTTATTCCTGTTCACAACTGGAGGAAAGGATCTCAG TGGGTTGTTCTGACCAGAAAGCATGCACAGATTGTAGTGGAAGATGATACTGTCTTCCCTATGTTTCAGCAGCATTGCAAG AGGAAGTCACTACCTGAATTTTGGCGGGATCATCCCCTC CCTGCCGATGGATCCAAGGAGCATAATTGCATACCAGATGAACATTATGTTCAGACATTACTTGct CAAGAAGGCTTTGAGGAGGAAATCACTCGCAGATCACTGACTCATTCTTCATGGGATCTTTCATCCTCCAAAGTCCGTGAACGGAAAGGATGGCATCCTCTTACTTACAAGTTTTCAGATGCTACTCCCATGCTTATCCAGTCTATAAAG GACATTGATAATATCTATTATGAAACTGAATACCGAAGAGAATGGTGCACTAGCAAAGGGAAACCGGCCCCCTGCTTCCTTTTTGCCAGGAAATTCACTAGGCCTGCTGCTCTCCGGCTTCTTAATATG TCTGCACTGGGAGCTTTCCATGGAGAAACACGTATATCCTAA
- the LOC117929902 gene encoding galactinol--sucrose galactosyltransferase gives MAPSLSKGNSGIAELGGGYKQPLIALQGSDFVANGHRVLSDVPPNVVATPLPVTPDGCFVGFDADEGKSRHVVSVGKLKGIRFMSIFRFKVWWTTHWVGDNGRDLENETQMVILDKSDSGRPYVLLLPIVEGPFRSSLQPGEDDSVDLCVESGSTKVSGGSYRSSLYMHAGDDPYSLVKEAMRVVRVHLGTFKLLEEKTPPGIVDKFGWCTWDAFYLKVHPQGVWEGVQGLVDGGCPPGLVLIDDGWQSIRHDDDPISDQEGMNRTAAGEQMPCRLIKFQENYKFRDYVSPKSSGPTALAKGMGAFVRDLKDEFKSVDYVYVWHALCGYWGGLRPKVPCLPESNVISPKLSPGLKLTMEDLAVDKIVNNGVGLVPPEKVDQLYEGLHSHLESVGIDGVKVDVIHLLEMLCEEYGGRVELAKAYYKALTDSIKKHFKGNGVIASMEHCNDFMLLGTEAIALGRVGDDFWCTDPSGDPNGTFWLQGCHMVHCAYNSLWMGNFIHPDWDMFQSTHPCAEFHAASRAISGGPIYVSDSVGKHNFQLLKSLVLPDGSILRCQYYALPTRDCLFEDPLHDGNTMLKIWNLNKFTGVLGAFNCQGGGWCREARRNKCASQFSHAVTSVASPKDIEWTNGNSSTPISIEGVQLFAMYMFRTKKLVLSKPSQNIEISLDPFDFELITVSPVTTLPGKSVQFAPIGLVNMLNSGGAIESLTFDDEENSVRIGVKGTGEMRSFASEKPRSCRINGEEVAFGYDECMVIIQVPWPNSSNPSLIECLF, from the exons ATGGCTCCCAGCTTGAGTAAGGGTAACTCCGGCATTGCCGAGCTCGGCGGTGGGTATAAGCAGCCGTTGATCGCGTTGCAAGGGTCGGACTTTGTGGCTAATGGCCACCGGGTTCTCTCCGACGTGCCTCCTAATGTGGTGGCAACTCCCTTGCCGGTTACCCCCGACGGGTGCTTCGTGGGGTTCGACGCCGATGAGGGCAAGAGCCGCCACGTAGTCTCCGTCGGAAAACTGAAGGGCATACGCTTCATGAGTATATTCAGGTTCAAGGTCTGGTGGACCACTCATTGGGTAGGCGACAATGGCCGAGACCTCGAGAACGAAACCCAGATGGTGATTCTCGACAAATCCGACTCTGGGCGTCCGTACGTACTCCTCCTCCCCATCGTCGAAGGCCCTTTCCGATCGTCTCTTCAGCCCGGTGAAGACGACTCTGTCGATTTGTGCGTGGAAAGCGGGTCGACGAAGGTCTCCGGCGGCAGCTACAGGAGCTCTTTGTACATGCACGCCGGCGATGATCCTTACAGTCTGGTGAAGGAAGCCATGAGAGTGGTGAGGGTTCATTTGGGTACGTTCAAGCTTCTGGAAGAAAAGACTCCACCTGGCATCGTGGACAAATTTGGTTGGTGCACGTGGGACGCATTCTACCTTAAGGTGCACCCTCAGGGCGTGTGGGAAGGAGTCCAAGGCCTAGTTGACGGTGGGTGTCCACCTGGACTCGTCCTCATCGACGATGGGTGGCAGTCCATCAGGCACGATGATGATCCCATCAGCGATCAAGAAGGCATGAATCGGACGGCAGCCGGAGAGCAGATGCCATGCAGGCTCATAAAGTTCCAAGAAAACTATAAGTTCAGGGACTACGTGAGCCCTAAAAGCTCAGGCCCTACTGCCCTTGCCAAGGGCATGGGTGCCTTTGTCAGAGACCTCAAGGACGAGTTCAAGAGCGTGGACTATGTCTACGTATGGCATGCCCTTTGTGGGTATTGGGGCGGGTTGAGGCCCAAAGTTCCCTGTCTGCCCGAATCCAACGTCATCTCCCCGAAGCTCTCGCCCGGGTTGAAGCTGACAATGGAGGATCTGGCAGTGGACAAGATCGTGAACAATGGAGTCGGGCTGGTTCCGCCGGAGAAAGTCGATCAATTGTACGAGGGGCTTCACTCACATTTGGAGTCCGTTGGGATTGATGGTGTGAAGGTGGACGTTATTCAT TTGCTGGAAATGCTGTGTGAAGAATATGGTGGAAGAGTGGAGCTCGCAAAGGCCTACTACAAAGCTTTAACAGACTCCATAAAGAAGCATTTCAAAGGGAATGGTGTGATTGCCAGCATGGAGCACTGCAACGATTTCATGCTCCTTGGAACAGAGGCCATAGCGCTCGGTCGAGTTG GAGATGATTTTTGGTGTACCGATCCATCGGGTGATCCCAACGGCACGTTTTGGCTACAGGGGTGTCACATGGTGCACTGCGCTTACAACAGCCTATGGATGGGGAATTTCATCCACCCTGACTGGGACATGTTCCAGTCTACTCACCCTTGCGCCGAGTTCCACGCAGCGTCTCGTGCCATCTCCGGTGGACCCATCTACGTTTCCGACTCAGTCGGCAAGCACAATTTCCAGCTGCTCAAAAGCTTGGTCCTGCCAGATGGGTCCATCTTGAGGTGCCAGTACTACGCCCTTCCCACCAGAGACTGCCTCTTCGAAGACCCTCTTCACGACGGCAACACCATGCTCAAAATATGGAACCTCAATAAG TTTACTGGAGTTCTTGGGGCATTTAACTGCCAAGGAGGAGGGTGGTGCCGTGAAGCGAGAAGAAACAAATGTGCCTCCCAATTTTCCCATGCTGTGACCTCCGTGGCGAGCCCCAAAGACATTGAGTGGACAAATGGGAACAGTAGTACTCCAATCTCCATTGAAGGCGTTCAGCTATTTGCCATGTACATGTTCCGTACCAAGAAGCTGGTCCTCTCCAAGCCATCCCAAAACATTGAAATTTCACTAGACCCATTTGATTTCGAGCTAATCACTGTCTCTCCCGTGACCACTCTCCCGGGGAAATCTGTTCAGTTTGCTCCAATCGGACTAGTGAACATGCTCAACTCCGGTGGAGCAATCGAGTCATTAACCTTCGATGATGAGGAGAACTCAGTTCGGATCGGCGTGAAGGGGACCGGAGAAATGAGGTCCTTCGCATCTGAGAAACCGAGATCTTGTAGGATCAACGGAGAGGAGGTTGCCTTTGGATACGATGAGTGCATGGTCATTATCCAAGTACCATGGCCTAATTCTTCTAACCCATCCCTGATCGAGTGCTTATTCTGA